A genomic segment from Flavobacterium sp. 9R encodes:
- a CDS encoding SufE family protein yields the protein MSIKEIQDEIVDEFSMFDDWMQRYEYIIELGKNLPLIEETAKTDDNLIKGCQSKVWLQGQQNEDKIVFTADSDAILTKGIIAILIRAFSNQKPADILNAEMDFIDEIGLKEHLSPTRANGLVSMIKNIKMYALAFDAKNN from the coding sequence ATGAGTATCAAAGAAATACAAGACGAAATTGTAGATGAATTTTCGATGTTCGACGACTGGATGCAGCGTTACGAATACATTATTGAGTTAGGAAAAAATTTGCCTTTAATAGAAGAAACTGCCAAAACCGATGATAATTTAATCAAAGGATGCCAGTCGAAAGTTTGGTTACAAGGCCAGCAAAACGAGGACAAAATTGTATTCACTGCTGATAGTGATGCGATTTTGACAAAAGGGATTATCGCTATTTTAATACGCGCATTCTCGAACCAGAAACCTGCTGATATCTTGAACGCCGAGATGGATTTTATTGATGAAATTGGACTTAAAGAACATTTATCACCCACCAGAGCCAATGGTTTAGTATCGATGATTAAAAACATCAAAATGTATGCTTTGGCGTTTGATGCAAAAAATAATTAA
- a CDS encoding GxxExxY protein has product MKITRTFLKELVYQVNGAAIEVHKILGPGLLENIYHQCIKKELELRKINYSSELQIPLTYKGFELESKLRCDLFIENSLVVELKSVAEINPIFDAQLLTYMNLLKAPMGLLINFGVKNIYYEGQKTMVN; this is encoded by the coding sequence ATGAAAATAACAAGAACTTTTTTAAAAGAATTGGTGTATCAGGTAAATGGAGCAGCGATAGAAGTTCATAAAATTTTAGGACCAGGTTTACTAGAAAACATTTATCATCAATGTATTAAAAAGGAATTAGAATTGCGCAAAATAAATTATTCTTCTGAACTTCAAATTCCTTTAACATATAAAGGTTTTGAATTGGAATCAAAACTTAGATGTGATTTGTTTATTGAGAATTCGTTGGTTGTTGAATTAAAATCTGTTGCTGAAATCAATCCAATTTTTGATGCTCAACTACTTACCTATATGAATTTATTGAAGGCTCCAATGGGTTTGTTAATTAATTTTGGCGTTAAGAATATATACTATGAAGGACAAAAAACAATGGTAAATTAA
- a CDS encoding SUF system Fe-S cluster assembly protein, with amino-acid sequence MTEEINTAELGEAIVKKLKTIYDPEIPVDIYELGLIYDVMVNTDYEVKILMTLTSPNCPVAESLPREVEEKIKSIEHVKDADVEITFDPPWSKDLMSEEAKLELGML; translated from the coding sequence ATGACAGAAGAAATAAATACCGCCGAGTTAGGAGAAGCCATCGTAAAGAAATTAAAAACGATTTACGACCCAGAGATTCCAGTAGACATTTACGAATTGGGATTGATTTATGACGTGATGGTCAATACCGATTATGAAGTAAAAATCTTGATGACTTTAACTTCACCAAATTGCCCTGTTGCAGAAAGTTTACCAAGAGAAGTAGAAGAGAAAATCAAATCGATTGAGCACGTAAAAGATGCCGATGTAGAAATCACTTTCGACCCACCTTGGAGCAAGGATTTAATGAGCGAAGAAGCTAAATTAGAATTGGGAATGCTTTAA
- a CDS encoding DUF2480 family protein, whose product MDEIINKVANSSLQVFDLEDYWPVGIRSQIDISQWLVEGFLLKETEYRQALKQHDWTQYQDHYVAVYCGTDAIVPAWACILAATYLVPYAKKVVLGTVPELNTALYLEVLNTIDYSDYLDKAVILKGCSKKPVPESAYIAAIQKLQPLAKSIMYGEACSAVPLYKRPKT is encoded by the coding sequence ATGGACGAAATAATTAATAAAGTAGCGAACAGTTCGTTACAAGTTTTTGATTTAGAAGATTATTGGCCTGTTGGTATTCGTTCTCAAATAGACATATCACAATGGCTAGTCGAAGGATTCTTACTCAAAGAAACAGAGTATAGACAAGCATTAAAGCAACACGATTGGACCCAATATCAAGACCATTATGTGGCAGTATATTGTGGTACAGATGCTATTGTTCCTGCTTGGGCCTGCATATTGGCAGCTACTTATTTGGTGCCTTATGCCAAGAAAGTAGTATTGGGAACCGTTCCTGAACTAAACACAGCTTTGTATCTCGAGGTCTTGAATACGATAGATTATTCAGACTATTTGGATAAAGCAGTAATACTAAAGGGCTGTTCCAAAAAGCCCGTTCCAGAGAGTGCTTACATAGCCGCCATTCAAAAACTGCAACCTTTGGCCAAAAGCATTATGTATGGTGAGGCTTGTTCAGCAGTGCCTTTGTACAAAAGGCCCAAAACATAA
- a CDS encoding DUF3078 domain-containing protein produces the protein MRAIVITLFLLYSVTEAQAQNTEKELIKNTEAAVKNINDTLPNGWRKKGNIAFLFSQSNFNNWIAGGENNLSGNLGINYDFNYKKDKLTWDNKIIASYGLLQTKNADFEKKTDDRFEFNSTLGQHAFGNWYYSLFLNFRTQFTRGYVYGKDANGAEIRTENTNFLSPGYLTFGPGLFWKKGDHLRLNFAPLTSKMTFVDDFYTSQPGYVDGAYFGVDANKSLRYELGFYASAYYKFNLMTNVSAENTLNLYTNYLEDPQNVDMDYSLAIVMKINKFLSANLNFQAIYDDNAFQGFQTRQVFGLGVNYGF, from the coding sequence ATGAGAGCCATTGTAATTACCCTGTTTTTGCTTTATTCCGTTACTGAAGCACAAGCACAAAACACCGAGAAAGAGCTAATCAAAAACACCGAAGCTGCGGTTAAGAACATCAACGATACTTTACCTAACGGCTGGCGCAAAAAAGGAAATATTGCTTTTCTTTTCAGTCAGTCCAATTTTAATAACTGGATTGCAGGTGGAGAAAATAACTTGTCTGGAAATTTAGGCATCAACTATGATTTCAACTACAAAAAAGACAAACTGACTTGGGACAACAAAATCATTGCATCTTACGGTTTACTACAAACCAAAAATGCCGATTTTGAGAAAAAAACCGATGACCGTTTCGAATTCAATTCTACGCTAGGGCAACACGCTTTTGGTAATTGGTATTACTCTTTATTCCTTAATTTTAGGACTCAATTTACTCGTGGTTATGTTTATGGCAAAGATGCCAATGGAGCCGAGATAAGAACCGAAAACACCAACTTTTTATCGCCTGGGTATCTTACTTTTGGTCCTGGTTTGTTCTGGAAAAAAGGTGACCATTTGCGTTTGAATTTTGCACCATTGACCTCCAAAATGACCTTCGTAGACGATTTTTATACCTCTCAACCAGGTTATGTAGATGGAGCGTATTTTGGGGTTGATGCCAATAAAAGCTTGCGCTACGAATTGGGTTTTTATGCTTCGGCTTATTATAAATTCAACTTAATGACGAATGTTTCTGCAGAGAATACGCTGAATCTTTACACCAATTATTTAGAAGACCCTCAAAACGTCGATATGGATTATTCATTGGCTATCGTGATGAAAATTAATAAATTTCTATCAGCCAATTTGAACTTTCAAGCCATTTATGACGACAATGCTTTTCAGGGATTTCAAACCCGACAAGTTTTTGGTTTAGGAGTGAATTATGGGTTTTAG
- the hflX gene encoding GTPase HflX — MLEKEKINFEKTAIVGIVTQNQSEDKLSEYLDELEFLTFTAGGQVVKRFWQKMDKPNPKTFLGTGKIDEIHLFVKENDISTLIFDDELTPSQQKNISKIIDCKILDRTNLILDIFAQRAETSYARTQVELAQCIYLLPRLSGLWTHLERQKGGIGMRGPGETEIETDRRIVRDRISLLKDKIKTIDKQMGIQRSNRGAMVRVALVGYTNVGKSTLMNAVGKSDVFVENKLFATLDTTVRKVVIKNLPFLLSDTVGFIRKLPTQLVDSFKSTLDEVREADLLLHIVDISHPDFEDHIASVNQTLLDIKANDKPTLMVFNKIDAYQHLTIDEDDLMTEKTPRHFTLEEWKQTWMSRVGHENALFISATHKENFEEFRERVYEAVRQIHITRFPYNKFLYPDYKDAIEKEEKE; from the coding sequence ATGTTAGAAAAAGAAAAAATAAATTTCGAAAAAACGGCTATCGTCGGGATTGTTACTCAAAATCAAAGTGAAGACAAACTGAGTGAATACCTTGACGAATTAGAGTTTTTGACCTTTACTGCTGGTGGACAAGTAGTAAAACGCTTTTGGCAAAAAATGGACAAACCCAATCCCAAAACGTTTTTGGGTACAGGTAAAATAGACGAAATTCATCTTTTTGTAAAAGAAAATGACATTTCGACCTTGATTTTTGACGACGAATTAACCCCTTCGCAACAAAAGAATATCTCCAAAATTATCGACTGCAAAATCCTTGACCGTACCAATTTAATCTTGGATATTTTTGCGCAACGCGCCGAAACTTCTTATGCCAGAACGCAGGTAGAATTGGCGCAATGCATCTATTTGTTGCCTCGTCTTTCGGGTTTATGGACGCACTTAGAACGACAAAAAGGAGGAATCGGGATGCGTGGTCCGGGAGAAACCGAGATCGAAACCGATCGACGTATTGTTCGTGATCGTATCTCGTTGCTAAAAGACAAAATCAAAACCATTGACAAACAAATGGGGATTCAGCGCAGCAATCGCGGCGCTATGGTTCGTGTCGCGCTGGTAGGATATACCAATGTCGGCAAATCAACCTTGATGAATGCGGTGGGCAAAAGCGATGTTTTTGTGGAAAATAAATTGTTTGCCACCCTAGACACTACCGTTCGAAAAGTGGTCATCAAAAACTTGCCTTTCTTGCTTTCAGACACCGTAGGATTCATACGAAAGTTACCTACGCAATTGGTCGATTCGTTCAAAAGTACGCTAGACGAAGTACGCGAAGCCGATTTGTTATTGCACATTGTGGATATCTCACACCCTGATTTTGAAGACCACATTGCATCTGTAAATCAAACCTTGTTAGACATCAAAGCCAATGACAAACCTACGCTAATGGTGTTCAACAAAATCGATGCTTACCAACATTTAACGATAGACGAAGACGATTTAATGACCGAAAAAACGCCACGTCACTTTACGCTAGAAGAGTGGAAACAAACTTGGATGAGTCGCGTGGGCCACGAAAATGCCTTATTCATCTCGGCCACCCACAAAGAAAACTTCGAGGAATTTAGAGAACGAGTATACGAAGCCGTGCGACAAATTCACATCACGCGCTTCCCGTACAACAAATTCTTGTATCCAGATTATAAGGATGCCATTGAGAAAGAAGAAAAAGAATAA
- a CDS encoding DUF5053 domain-containing protein, translated as MKVAEKKTARQQLDDIILDISWADIAKTYFGKSSSWMYNKLNGRDGNGGHGEFTDEEKEMLRNALFDISARIRMAAENLE; from the coding sequence ATGAAAGTCGCAGAGAAAAAAACAGCAAGACAACAATTAGATGATATAATTTTAGACATATCTTGGGCAGATATTGCTAAAACCTATTTTGGTAAATCAAGTTCTTGGATGTACAACAAACTCAATGGCAGAGATGGAAACGGCGGTCACGGCGAATTTACTGATGAAGAAAAAGAAATGCTACGAAATGCTTTGTTTGATATTTCGGCACGAATTAGAATGGCTGCTGAAAATCTAGAATAG
- a CDS encoding DUF5689 domain-containing protein, translating to MKRYISSLSILFVFSFFLMNCAQEDFDIPKLECTQPDLKVNQTVAQVKANANAIVAQYPYDDSIEAYVVSSDEGGNFFKTISFQTLATPTSPAIGFSVPIDATNLYIDFRLGNKVYLKLKNQYTDINFGGLRIGSIYVNSYNEGSVGRLSQNDYKKVLFPSCTIIEESQLTKATTIPELLNDANLNTLVELQNVQFTTDAVGRKYYEESEDIGGGTNWNLMDQLGNQVIFRTSSFANFATKTVPKGSGKVKGILTKFGTDYQLIARSEKDVNLTGASITPFFKEDFEKVVDKTNLSLPGWTNLAQKGTPVWKGTVYNGNGYAEFAISGTKVVSNVAWLISPKIDLDIHTNEILTFRSAQHHLDVDSPLNTLEVFISTNFDGVNIATATWTPLKAIVPKQATPWYQFIGSGAIDLSAFKGKVNIAFRYTGSGKNAALDGAFMVDDVQLFGDK from the coding sequence ATGAAGCGTTATATTTCTTCACTTTCAATCCTGTTTGTCTTTTCCTTCTTCTTGATGAATTGTGCACAAGAAGATTTTGACATTCCAAAATTAGAATGCACACAACCCGATTTAAAAGTCAACCAAACCGTGGCTCAGGTGAAAGCCAATGCTAATGCAATTGTAGCGCAATACCCTTATGACGATAGCATCGAAGCCTATGTGGTTTCAAGTGACGAAGGCGGGAATTTTTTCAAAACCATTAGTTTTCAAACGTTGGCCACGCCTACCTCGCCAGCCATTGGTTTTAGTGTGCCTATCGATGCTACTAATTTGTACATCGATTTTCGATTGGGGAATAAAGTCTATCTTAAACTCAAAAATCAATATACCGACATCAATTTCGGCGGACTCAGAATTGGGTCAATTTATGTCAATTCCTATAACGAAGGTAGCGTGGGAAGACTTTCGCAAAACGACTATAAAAAAGTGCTGTTCCCCTCCTGCACCATTATCGAAGAATCGCAATTGACCAAAGCTACGACCATTCCAGAATTACTGAATGACGCCAACTTAAACACTTTGGTCGAATTGCAAAACGTACAATTTACAACCGATGCTGTAGGACGAAAATACTATGAAGAAAGCGAAGATATCGGTGGCGGCACCAATTGGAATTTGATGGACCAATTGGGAAATCAGGTTATTTTTAGAACCTCTAGTTTTGCCAATTTCGCCACAAAAACAGTCCCAAAAGGAAGCGGAAAAGTCAAAGGTATTTTGACCAAATTTGGCACCGATTACCAACTCATCGCTCGTTCTGAAAAAGATGTAAACCTTACAGGCGCTAGTATCACACCCTTCTTCAAAGAAGATTTTGAAAAAGTAGTCGATAAAACCAACCTAAGTTTACCTGGCTGGACAAATCTAGCACAAAAAGGCACGCCAGTGTGGAAAGGTACGGTTTACAATGGCAATGGGTACGCCGAGTTTGCAATTTCGGGAACCAAAGTGGTTTCGAATGTGGCTTGGTTAATTTCACCCAAAATCGACTTAGATATTCACACTAACGAAATCTTGACCTTCCGCTCCGCCCAACATCATCTCGATGTCGATTCGCCTCTGAATACTTTAGAGGTTTTTATTTCCACCAATTTTGATGGCGTAAACATAGCTACCGCCACTTGGACTCCCTTAAAAGCCATAGTGCCCAAACAGGCCACTCCTTGGTACCAATTCATAGGCTCGGGCGCTATAGATTTAAGTGCGTTCAAAGGCAAAGTCAATATTGCCTTTCGCTACACAGGATCAGGAAAAAATGCCGCATTAGATGGTGCTTTTATGGTAGATGATGTGCAACTATTTGGGGATAAGTAG
- a CDS encoding TonB-dependent receptor plug domain-containing protein, which yields MLKKLSILGCLLFIQKNYAQNTAGFTLKVIEAQSQKALPSVVVSVQNTSFLQLTSASGTVLFDQLPPNAYYVLLHSQGYKDQLLAVTVAPKTITDLGTIPLSTDPMAEIQSATIALSEEQLNDDFNGSESTAPLLQASRDVFQQAAAFQWGQSRFRIRGLDAENATLLLNGLTLNKVYDGRPQWGDWGGINDVLRNQEIVIGTAAFDYSFGGLLGAQQISTRASSYRSGSRLSFARTNTTYNWRMMATYASGVSKKGWAFVVSAGKRIGENPYFEGTHFDGNSAFISVEKQFGEKHSLNFTGIYTPNSRAKTAPNTAEVYNLMGSRYNSYWGFQNGKQRNARIKTVEEPLLLLNHYFKINDKTQLQSGVLYQWGNISNSNIDFQNANNPDPTYYRKMPSYYTSLYEKDQGEFSGAFIPDEENAEKSRLAFLENPQINWSTLYQANQQPILNSNGTIIGYEPSKSNYIVYEDRADETILAANTLLNSQLSEAVALTAGANFKSSKTQHYQKVIDLLGGSYFEDIDAFYNGNQAQSDLNHPNRQVVEGDTYGYNYFIRAQVIQAFTQFQFRFRKLHFYLGQEFSMTNYQREGLYKNGLYENNSLGKSHTINFENFGFKAGMTYSISGKQAVLFHAAHLSKAPTIQNTFPNARLNNSLVNGLTNETHSSIEATYLYRTPIIKVRATAYYSYLKNTTENSFFYAEGIFDDGAGYTNTDAFVGQTLTQLDKQNYGAELSIEYPISTTLKTTLAAAYGRYTYASNPNVTITNDAQASLDNSNTVFDFGKAILKNYYQAGLPQQAYSAGLEYRNPHYWWIGTNINYITDSYISISPIARTAIFFRNPANGFPFPEATEERAKALLRQEKLDPVLLLNLTGGKTWRIKGKTLGLFMSVTNLLDTHYKTGGYEQARNANFRQRNQDVSSGTPNFGNKYFQGYGRNYFVSLYLNL from the coding sequence ATGCTGAAAAAATTATCAATTCTTGGTTGCCTATTATTCATTCAAAAAAATTACGCACAAAACACGGCTGGTTTTACGCTCAAAGTAATCGAAGCCCAATCCCAAAAAGCGCTGCCCTCAGTGGTCGTTAGTGTTCAAAACACTAGTTTTTTACAACTTACCTCCGCTTCTGGAACCGTGCTTTTCGACCAATTACCGCCCAACGCCTATTACGTACTGCTTCACAGTCAAGGCTACAAAGACCAATTACTAGCCGTTACCGTAGCGCCCAAAACCATCACCGATTTAGGGACTATTCCACTCTCCACAGACCCAATGGCCGAAATACAAAGCGCCACCATCGCCCTATCCGAAGAGCAATTGAATGATGATTTTAATGGTTCAGAAAGTACCGCACCGTTATTACAAGCGTCTCGGGATGTGTTCCAGCAAGCCGCCGCTTTTCAATGGGGACAAAGCCGTTTTAGGATTCGAGGACTCGATGCCGAAAATGCCACTTTACTGCTAAATGGATTGACATTGAACAAAGTATACGATGGTCGACCACAATGGGGCGATTGGGGCGGCATCAACGATGTGCTCCGCAATCAAGAAATCGTCATTGGCACCGCCGCTTTCGACTACAGTTTTGGCGGACTTTTAGGAGCACAGCAAATCAGCACCAGAGCCTCTAGTTATCGTTCGGGTTCCCGACTCTCTTTTGCTAGAACCAATACCACTTACAACTGGCGGATGATGGCAACCTATGCTTCTGGAGTAAGCAAAAAAGGCTGGGCATTCGTAGTTTCTGCTGGAAAAAGAATCGGAGAAAATCCGTATTTCGAAGGCACGCATTTTGACGGCAACTCGGCTTTCATCAGCGTCGAAAAACAATTCGGTGAAAAACATTCGCTCAATTTCACTGGTATCTATACACCCAACTCAAGAGCCAAAACCGCTCCCAACACCGCCGAAGTTTATAATCTAATGGGTTCGCGATACAATTCCTATTGGGGTTTTCAAAACGGCAAACAACGAAACGCCAGAATCAAAACCGTAGAAGAACCGCTGCTCCTTCTCAACCATTATTTCAAAATCAACGACAAAACACAACTACAATCGGGAGTGCTTTATCAGTGGGGCAACATCAGCAATAGCAATATCGATTTTCAAAATGCCAACAATCCCGACCCGACCTATTATCGCAAAATGCCAAGCTATTACACTTCGTTGTACGAAAAAGACCAAGGCGAATTTTCAGGTGCTTTCATTCCCGACGAAGAGAATGCCGAAAAAAGTCGATTGGCCTTTTTAGAAAATCCACAAATCAATTGGTCGACACTCTACCAAGCCAATCAACAACCTATTTTAAATTCGAATGGAACCATCATTGGCTACGAACCTTCCAAAAGCAACTACATCGTCTATGAAGACCGAGCCGACGAAACCATCCTAGCAGCAAATACGCTTTTGAATTCTCAACTTTCAGAAGCTGTTGCCTTAACGGCTGGCGCGAATTTCAAAAGCTCAAAAACACAACACTATCAAAAAGTAATCGACCTTTTGGGCGGCAGTTATTTTGAAGACATCGATGCGTTTTATAACGGCAATCAAGCCCAATCCGATTTGAATCATCCCAACCGACAAGTAGTCGAGGGCGATACCTATGGTTATAACTATTTTATAAGAGCGCAAGTAATCCAAGCCTTTACGCAGTTTCAATTCCGATTCCGAAAGCTGCATTTTTACCTCGGACAAGAATTTTCAATGACCAACTATCAGCGCGAAGGATTGTACAAAAACGGACTCTATGAGAACAATTCTTTAGGCAAGAGCCACACAATCAACTTCGAGAATTTTGGTTTCAAGGCAGGAATGACCTATTCGATTTCTGGAAAACAAGCTGTTTTATTTCACGCTGCTCACCTAAGTAAAGCCCCTACGATTCAAAACACTTTCCCCAACGCCCGCTTGAACAATAGCCTTGTGAATGGTCTTACCAATGAAACCCATAGTAGCATTGAAGCGACGTATTTGTATCGAACGCCAATCATAAAAGTAAGAGCGACTGCCTATTATTCTTACCTAAAAAATACCACCGAAAATTCTTTTTTCTACGCCGAAGGCATTTTCGATGACGGAGCGGGTTACACCAATACCGATGCTTTTGTGGGGCAAACGCTTACCCAACTCGACAAACAAAATTATGGCGCCGAATTAAGTATCGAATATCCCATTAGTACCACACTGAAAACAACTTTAGCAGCCGCCTACGGACGCTATACTTATGCCAGCAACCCCAACGTTACCATAACGAATGATGCCCAAGCATCGCTAGACAACAGCAATACTGTATTTGATTTTGGAAAAGCCATTCTCAAAAATTACTATCAAGCAGGTTTACCCCAACAGGCCTATAGTGCGGGATTAGAATATCGTAATCCTCACTATTGGTGGATTGGTACCAACATAAACTACATCACCGATTCCTATATCTCCATTTCCCCCATTGCTAGAACGGCTATTTTTTTCAGAAATCCAGCCAATGGTTTTCCTTTTCCTGAAGCCACCGAAGAACGAGCCAAAGCATTACTGCGCCAAGAAAAATTAGACCCTGTGCTTCTGCTCAATCTCACTGGTGGAAAAACGTGGAGAATCAAAGGAAAAACACTTGGATTGTTTATGAGTGTTACTAATCTTTTAGATACCCATTACAAAACCGGAGGTTACGAACAAGCCCGAAATGCCAATTTTAGACAACGCAACCAAGATGTCTCAAGCGGGACGCCCAACTTTGGCAACAAATATTTCCAAGGCTATGGCCGCAATTACTTTGTCTCCTTATATCTAAATTTATAA
- a CDS encoding MFS transporter encodes MIYLNFLGRLKPKGKYKKAYAEAKVSYLNRIRWAVAMFYFGMGLTFATWASRIPTIKTALQLSEGTLGTILFALPVGQLTMMFFSGKLVTRYGSHRVLPVSILLYAVSLTNLALAQNAWQLALGLFAFGLTANLTNISVNTQGVYTEGLFKRNIMLSFHGMWSLAGFTGALVGLGMLALDLTTYTHFIIVACIVLGLVAFNYKLLIRAKETQKTEKKKPFFKPDPTLIWLGVIGFCCMASEGVMFDWSGVYFKDVVKVPGPLVVLGYTSFMIMMASGRFFGDRLTQKWGRKKVMQISGCVISTGLFTAVFFPYIIPATIAFMFVGLGVSTIIPTLYSIAGKHPTIPTGEALTAVSSVSFLGFLMGPPVIGHIAQAFGLQFSFAFIGIFGFLIAFMVSKIKIEA; translated from the coding sequence TTGATTTACCTCAACTTCTTAGGCCGACTGAAACCCAAAGGGAAATACAAAAAAGCTTACGCCGAAGCCAAAGTCTCTTACCTCAACAGAATACGTTGGGCAGTGGCTATGTTTTATTTCGGAATGGGACTTACTTTTGCCACTTGGGCGAGTAGAATTCCAACCATCAAAACCGCTTTACAACTCAGTGAGGGTACTTTGGGCACCATATTATTTGCGCTTCCTGTGGGGCAACTCACTATGATGTTTTTCTCAGGAAAATTGGTCACACGTTATGGAAGTCACAGAGTATTGCCTGTCTCAATTTTGTTATATGCTGTTAGTTTGACCAATTTAGCTTTGGCACAAAACGCTTGGCAATTGGCTTTGGGACTTTTTGCCTTTGGACTTACCGCCAACTTAACCAATATTTCCGTAAACACCCAAGGTGTCTATACCGAAGGCCTTTTTAAACGCAACATTATGCTGTCTTTTCACGGAATGTGGAGTTTGGCTGGTTTTACAGGAGCCTTGGTGGGCTTGGGAATGTTGGCTTTAGATTTGACGACCTATACCCATTTTATTATTGTCGCTTGCATCGTTTTGGGACTGGTAGCCTTCAATTACAAATTGCTCATCCGCGCCAAAGAAACCCAAAAAACCGAAAAGAAAAAACCCTTTTTCAAACCCGACCCCACCTTAATTTGGCTGGGCGTTATTGGCTTTTGTTGTATGGCTAGCGAAGGCGTAATGTTTGATTGGAGTGGCGTATATTTCAAAGATGTAGTCAAAGTTCCGGGTCCTTTAGTCGTTTTGGGCTACACTTCCTTTATGATTATGATGGCCAGCGGCCGCTTTTTCGGCGACCGTCTTACTCAAAAATGGGGACGCAAAAAAGTAATGCAAATCAGTGGATGTGTCATTTCAACGGGTTTATTCACCGCCGTATTTTTTCCGTACATAATCCCCGCAACCATCGCCTTTATGTTTGTTGGACTAGGCGTTTCGACCATCATTCCAACCTTGTATAGCATCGCAGGAAAACACCCAACCATCCCAACAGGCGAAGCGCTGACGGCAGTCTCAAGCGTAAGTTTCCTCGGCTTTTTAATGGGACCACCCGTTATTGGGCATATTGCTCAAGCTTTTGGCTTACAATTTTCATTCGCATTTATTGGCATTTTCGGATTTTTAATCGCCTTTATGGTATCCAAAATAAAAATCGAAGCCTAA
- a CDS encoding Gfo/Idh/MocA family oxidoreductase → MQKIKTALLSYGMSGKVFHAPFLDLHPGFEITGAWERSKRLIQSDFPEVKSYPTLEALLQDDCDLVIVNTPVGTHYEYAKQVLLAGKHAIVEKAFTTTVAEAQELAALANEKGLQLAVFQNRRWDSDFKTVQKVLQEELLGDIVEAEIHFDRYNPNLSPKVHKETQNAGAGILKDLGPHIIDQALCLFGFPDAVNGDIRITRAHSLVDDWIDITLFYPDLRVRLKAGFFVREPHPSYTLHGKKGSFLKARGDVQEDELKLGKKPNTTDWGTEPEHLKGLLHTERNGTIIKEFIPTEQGNYYAFFEGVYQAILHGKKVPVSAAEGVQVMQIIEAAIASHQQQQRIKVSSFD, encoded by the coding sequence ATGCAAAAAATTAAAACAGCACTACTCTCCTACGGAATGTCTGGAAAAGTATTCCACGCTCCTTTTCTCGATTTACATCCCGGTTTTGAAATAACGGGCGCTTGGGAACGCAGCAAAAGACTCATCCAATCCGATTTCCCTGAAGTAAAAAGCTACCCTACTTTAGAAGCTTTACTCCAAGACGATTGCGATTTGGTAATTGTGAATACGCCTGTGGGAACGCATTATGAATACGCCAAACAAGTCTTGCTAGCCGGAAAACACGCCATAGTAGAAAAAGCCTTCACCACAACCGTTGCCGAAGCCCAAGAACTAGCCGCTTTGGCCAACGAAAAAGGACTGCAATTGGCCGTTTTTCAAAACCGAAGATGGGATAGTGATTTCAAAACGGTTCAAAAAGTACTACAAGAAGAACTCCTTGGCGATATCGTAGAAGCCGAAATTCATTTCGACCGCTACAATCCTAATTTAAGTCCAAAAGTCCACAAAGAAACCCAAAATGCTGGTGCTGGAATTCTGAAAGATTTAGGGCCTCACATCATCGACCAAGCCTTATGCTTGTTTGGTTTTCCAGATGCCGTAAACGGAGACATTCGAATTACTAGAGCTCATTCTTTAGTAGACGATTGGATTGATATTACCCTATTTTATCCTGACCTAAGAGTCCGACTAAAAGCTGGTTTCTTTGTGCGCGAACCGCATCCATCGTATACCCTTCACGGCAAAAAAGGTTCGTTTTTGAAAGCTCGTGGCGATGTGCAAGAAGACGAATTAAAATTAGGCAAAAAACCCAACACCACAGACTGGGGCACCGAACCCGAACACCTAAAAGGATTACTCCACACCGAAAGGAACGGAACCATAATCAAAGAATTCATCCCCACAGAACAAGGCAATTACTATGCTTTTTTTGAGGGAGTGTACCAAGCCATTCTTCACGGAAAAAAAGTCCCTGTTTCTGCTGCAGAAGGCGTTCAAGTGATGCAAATCATAGAAGCGGCCATCGCTAGCCATCAACAACAGCAAAGAATCAAGGTAAGTAGTTTTGATTAA